The Equus quagga isolate Etosha38 chromosome 2, UCLA_HA_Equagga_1.0, whole genome shotgun sequence genome has a window encoding:
- the LOC124236446 gene encoding granzyme H-like: protein MQRLLLGLAFLLPLKAGTEDIIRGHEARPHSYHYMALAHFVEEENEGRCGSVLLRKDFVLMAAHSWGSSINVTLGAHNIQEQERTQQVMPVREAVHHLHHNPNNLFNDIMLLKVRESPYSGEREAKLTAAVGPFSPPRGKTQVRPGQVCSVAGLGKVSMGILATTLQEVKLTVWKDEVCDSCLLGYYNGATQICVGEAKKIKTGSEGDSGGPLVCENVLQGISSYG from the exons ATGCAGCGACTCCTGCTCGGCTTGGCCTTTCTTCTGCCCCTCAAGGCTGGGACAG agGACATCATCAGAGGACATGAGGCCAGGCCCCATTCCTACCACTATATGGCTTTGGCTCACTTTGTGGAGGAGGAGAATGAAGGCAGGTGTGGCAGTGTCCTCCTGAGAAAGGACTTTGTTTTGATGGCTGCTCACTCCTGGGGAAG CTCAATCAACGTGACCCTGGGGGCCCACAACATTCAGGAGCAGGAGAGGACCCAACAGGTCATGCCTGTGAGAGAAGCTGTCCACCACCTACACCATAATCCTAACAACCTCTTCAATGACATCATGTTATTAAAGGTAAGGGAATCTCCCTACT ctggagagagagaggctaaGCTGACTGCAGCTGTGGGGCCCTTCAGCCCGCCCAGGGGCAAGACCCAGGTGAGGCCTGGACAGGTGTGCAGCGTGGCCGGCTTGGGGAAAGTCTCAATGGGCATTTTAGCAACCACTCTGCAGGAAGTGAAGCTGACCGTGTGGAAGGATGAGGTGTGTGATTCCTGCCTCCTTGGCTATTACAACGGGGCCACGCAGATTTGTGTAGGGGAAGCAAAGAAGATTAAGACTGGCTCTGAG ggGGACTCTGGGGGCCCCCTTGTCTGTGAAAATGTGCTCCAGGGCATTTCCTCCTATGGATAA